The following proteins are encoded in a genomic region of Thioclava nitratireducens:
- a CDS encoding DMT family transporter, with translation MAPSLLPEGDRPGMGIALMLGAFSMLTLMDAFAKLLGQGYHPLLIVWARFAVNAAVLAVIYRGSLPRRLRSAQPKFQLGRALFQMGAIVSFFYALKHVPLATATALGDLNPVIVTLGAALFLGERLGPHRIFGIAAAFIGAMIILRPGFAGFHPAALLALLAAFSFAGAVLLTRYLRGDSAATSQLWSAYTGLALSSLALPFIWQPIALSDLWVFLGLGLAGSLSQFLLIRAFALAEASTLAPFGYSGLLFASFWGWLMFGQFPDGFTIAGALVIVGAGLYVWSRERRAARQARA, from the coding sequence GTGGCCCCCTCTTTGCTTCCCGAGGGCGATCGCCCCGGGATGGGGATCGCGCTGATGCTCGGCGCGTTCTCGATGCTGACTCTGATGGACGCTTTCGCGAAACTTCTCGGGCAAGGTTACCACCCGCTTCTGATCGTCTGGGCGCGCTTCGCGGTGAATGCCGCCGTGCTGGCGGTCATCTATCGCGGCAGCCTGCCGCGCAGGCTTCGCAGCGCACAGCCGAAGTTCCAACTGGGCCGGGCCTTGTTCCAGATGGGTGCGATCGTTTCGTTCTTCTACGCGCTGAAACATGTCCCGCTGGCCACCGCGACCGCGCTTGGCGATCTGAACCCCGTGATCGTGACGCTCGGCGCCGCCCTGTTTCTGGGCGAGCGGCTGGGCCCACACCGCATCTTCGGCATCGCGGCCGCGTTCATCGGCGCGATGATCATCCTGCGCCCGGGTTTCGCGGGCTTTCATCCGGCAGCACTGTTGGCGCTACTCGCCGCCTTCAGCTTCGCGGGCGCGGTGCTGCTGACGCGCTACCTGCGCGGCGATAGCGCGGCCACCTCGCAGCTCTGGTCCGCCTATACCGGGCTTGCGCTTTCCTCGCTCGCCCTGCCCTTCATATGGCAGCCGATCGCGCTCTCCGATCTGTGGGTTTTCCTCGGCCTCGGGCTTGCGGGTAGCCTCTCGCAATTTCTGCTGATCCGCGCCTTCGCGCTGGCCGAGGCCTCGACGCTGGCACCGTTCGGCTATTCGGGTCTGCTGTTCGCGTCCTTCTGGGGCTGGCTGATGTTCGGACAGTTTCCCGACGGGTTCACGATCGCCGGGGCGCTTGTGATCGTAGGGGCTGGCCTCTATGTCTGGTCGCGTGAGCGCCGAGCTGCGCGCCAAGCCAGAGCCTGA
- the tkt gene encoding transketolase, whose protein sequence is MEIEELRAAHPEHWKLASAIRALAMDAVQAANSGHPGMPMGMADVATVLFQNHLKFDVKNPKWADRDRFILSAGHGSMLIYSLLYLCGDEQVTLDQIKNFRQSGALTAGHPENFLLDAVETTTGPLGQGLATSVGMAIAEEALRAQWGKKLVDHRTWVIAGDGCLMEGISQEAIGLAGMQELSNLIVLWDNNDITIDGRVSMSDKTDQRKRFEASGWTVFACDGHDPVAIDEALTKAKQAKGPVLVDCKTIIGFGAPTKADSYSAHGSPLGDEEIARTKAIYGWDHGPFEIPADVKSQWEAIGTRGAAERAEWEERFGKLSAAKQAEFTRIMEGGVSKKLTGAIRKFKKEQAEAKPKVATRKASEMVLGVINAACPETIGGSADLTGSNLTKSKDMTVFNAENRKGRYIHYGIREHGMAAAMNGQWLHGGVRPYGGTFFCFTDYARGAMRLSALMKVPTVYVMTHDSIGLGEDGPTHQPVEHLAICRATPNTLTFRPADVIETAEAWEIAMNQEGTPSVLALSRQGLPTLRTEYKPQNLTARGAYVLAEADGKRQVILMATGSEVEIALKAREMLQKEAIGTRVVSMPCMELFAEQDEGYRKRVLPPNSVRVAVEAAVRQPWDRWLLGERGREAKAGFVGMEGFGASAPAGELYEKFGITPEAVAEKVKSLL, encoded by the coding sequence ATGGAAATCGAAGAGCTGCGCGCCGCCCATCCTGAGCATTGGAAACTTGCCTCCGCGATCCGCGCATTGGCGATGGATGCGGTGCAGGCCGCCAATTCCGGTCACCCCGGCATGCCGATGGGTATGGCCGACGTGGCGACCGTTCTGTTCCAGAACCACCTGAAATTCGACGTGAAGAACCCGAAATGGGCTGACCGCGACCGCTTCATCCTTTCGGCCGGCCACGGCTCGATGCTGATCTATTCGCTGCTCTATCTCTGCGGCGATGAGCAGGTCACGCTCGACCAGATCAAGAACTTCCGCCAGTCGGGCGCGCTGACCGCGGGCCACCCCGAGAATTTCCTGCTCGACGCGGTGGAAACCACCACCGGGCCGCTCGGCCAGGGCCTCGCGACCTCGGTCGGCATGGCCATCGCCGAAGAGGCGTTGCGCGCGCAATGGGGCAAGAAGCTCGTCGATCACCGGACCTGGGTCATCGCAGGCGACGGCTGCCTGATGGAAGGCATCAGCCAGGAGGCCATCGGCCTTGCCGGGATGCAGGAACTGTCGAACCTGATCGTGCTGTGGGACAACAACGACATCACCATCGACGGCCGCGTGTCGATGTCGGACAAGACCGACCAGCGCAAGCGCTTCGAGGCGTCGGGCTGGACTGTCTTCGCCTGTGACGGCCACGATCCGGTTGCCATCGATGAGGCGCTGACCAAGGCGAAGCAAGCCAAGGGTCCGGTTCTGGTCGACTGCAAGACCATCATCGGCTTCGGCGCACCCACCAAGGCCGACAGCTACTCCGCCCACGGCTCACCGCTGGGCGACGAGGAGATCGCGCGCACCAAGGCGATCTACGGTTGGGATCACGGCCCGTTCGAAATCCCCGCCGACGTGAAGTCGCAATGGGAAGCGATCGGCACCCGCGGCGCAGCAGAGCGCGCCGAATGGGAGGAGCGCTTCGGCAAGCTCTCGGCGGCCAAGCAGGCCGAGTTCACGCGCATCATGGAAGGCGGCGTCTCGAAGAAGCTGACCGGCGCGATCCGCAAGTTCAAGAAGGAACAGGCCGAGGCCAAACCGAAGGTCGCGACCCGCAAGGCGTCCGAAATGGTTCTGGGCGTGATCAACGCCGCCTGCCCCGAGACCATCGGCGGCTCGGCCGACCTCACCGGCTCGAACCTCACGAAGTCGAAGGACATGACGGTCTTCAACGCGGAGAACCGCAAGGGTCGCTACATCCACTACGGCATCCGCGAGCATGGCATGGCCGCCGCGATGAACGGTCAGTGGCTGCATGGCGGCGTGCGCCCTTATGGCGGCACGTTCTTCTGCTTCACCGACTACGCGCGCGGCGCGATGCGTCTCTCGGCTCTGATGAAAGTGCCGACCGTCTATGTCATGACCCATGACTCGATCGGTCTGGGCGAAGATGGCCCGACGCACCAGCCGGTCGAGCATCTCGCGATTTGCCGCGCGACGCCGAACACGCTGACCTTCCGCCCCGCCGATGTCATCGAGACCGCCGAGGCGTGGGAAATCGCGATGAACCAAGAGGGCACCCCCTCGGTTCTGGCGCTGTCGCGTCAGGGTCTGCCGACGCTGCGCACCGAGTACAAGCCGCAGAACCTCACCGCGCGCGGCGCCTATGTTCTGGCCGAAGCCGATGGCAAGCGTCAGGTGATCCTGATGGCGACCGGCTCGGAAGTGGAAATCGCGCTGAAAGCTCGCGAGATGCTGCAGAAGGAAGCGATCGGTACCCGTGTCGTCTCGATGCCCTGCATGGAGCTGTTCGCCGAGCAGGACGAGGGCTACCGCAAGCGCGTGCTGCCGCCGAACTCGGTCCGCGTGGCGGTCGAGGCCGCCGTGCGCCAGCCGTGGGACCGCTGGCTTCTGGGTGAGCGTGGCCGCGAGGCGAAAGCCGGCTTCGTGGGCATGGAGGGCTTCGGCGCCTCCGCCCCGGCAGGCGAGCTTTACGAGAAGTTCGGGATCACCCCCGAGGCCGTGGCCGAGAAGGTCAAGAGCCTCCTCTGA
- a CDS encoding cell division protein ZapA, translating to MPEVTISVGGRDFQVACQEGEEHFLRSAAGMLDSEAQVLLGQIGRVPENRMLLMSGLMLADKAAGIEDQLRDAMNRLGELQAKIDELQSNPAHVEVPILPPEVTETLAEIAARAESLADRVEDDA from the coding sequence ATGCCTGAGGTGACGATTTCCGTCGGCGGCCGCGATTTTCAGGTCGCCTGCCAAGAGGGTGAAGAACATTTCCTGCGCTCGGCTGCCGGGATGCTCGACAGCGAGGCGCAGGTGCTTCTGGGCCAGATCGGGCGCGTGCCCGAGAACCGGATGCTGTTGATGTCGGGGCTGATGCTGGCCGACAAGGCTGCGGGCATCGAGGATCAGCTGCGCGACGCGATGAACCGTCTTGGCGAATTGCAGGCGAAGATCGACGAATTGCAGTCGAACCCGGCCCATGTCGAAGTGCCGATCCTGCCGCCCGAAGTGACCGAGACGCTGGCCGAGATCGCCGCACGCGCGGAGTCGCTCGCCGACCGGGTCGAGGACGACGCGTGA
- a CDS encoding MliC family protein, with amino-acid sequence MRRTLFGALLAGAALTGPVEAQDAAVPSGQHDTPVERLEPLNPTTGDTVEPVVTVTYHCERGAEVHAAYINDTDPQRVALFLQGRLVVMSHIRSADGARYAEDGEGEAGYVWWTKGHGAMLDWIAEDGEAQPLFRACQED; translated from the coding sequence GTGAGACGGACGCTATTTGGCGCGTTGCTCGCCGGCGCCGCGCTGACGGGGCCGGTGGAGGCGCAGGATGCGGCGGTGCCATCGGGGCAACACGACACGCCCGTCGAGCGGCTTGAGCCGCTCAACCCGACGACCGGCGATACGGTAGAGCCGGTGGTGACCGTCACCTATCATTGCGAGCGCGGCGCGGAAGTGCACGCGGCCTACATCAACGACACCGATCCCCAGCGCGTCGCCCTGTTCCTGCAGGGACGGCTCGTCGTGATGAGCCATATCCGCTCTGCCGACGGCGCGAGATACGCCGAGGATGGCGAGGGCGAGGCGGGTTATGTGTGGTGGACAAAGGGCCACGGCGCGATGCTCGACTGGATCGCCGAGGATGGCGAGGCGCAACCGCTGTTCCGCGCCTGTCAGGAAGACTGA
- the purF gene encoding amidophosphoribosyltransferase, which yields MSCPAAQKTHFAHPFDDDKLKEECGVFGVVGISDAANFVALGLHALQHRGQEAGGIVAHDAATGFNSAHRFGYVRDNFTKSSLMETLPGDIAIGHVRYSTAGSKGAVIRDIQPFFGEFSMGGCAVAHNGNLTNADALRRELIERGAIFQSSSDSECIIHLMARSIQRKHADRIADALRRVEGAFSIVAMTRTKLIGVRDPLGVRPLVLGKLGEHGYVLSSETCALDIIGAEFVREIDPGEMVVIQDGHIESSRPFGPSTGRFCIFEHVYFSRPDSMIGGRSVYETRRAIGVELAREAPVEADLVCPVPDSGTPAAIGYSQESGIPFALGITRNQYMGRTFIEPTEQIRNMGVRLKLNVNKSLIRGKRVVLVDDSVVRGTTSRKIKDMILDAGAKSVHFRIASPPTAWPCFYGVDTPNRDKLLAAQMTEEEMREWVGVDSLKFISLDGLYRAVGEAKGRDNSCPQYCDACFSGEYPITPSDQLEKGFEMKAAE from the coding sequence ATGTCCTGCCCCGCCGCCCAGAAGACCCACTTCGCCCATCCTTTCGACGACGACAAGCTCAAGGAAGAATGCGGCGTCTTTGGTGTGGTCGGCATTTCCGACGCCGCGAATTTCGTGGCTCTTGGTCTGCACGCCCTGCAACACCGCGGTCAGGAAGCGGGCGGTATCGTCGCGCATGATGCCGCAACCGGCTTCAATTCCGCTCACCGCTTCGGCTACGTCCGGGACAATTTCACCAAGTCGAGCCTGATGGAAACGCTGCCAGGCGATATCGCCATCGGCCATGTGCGCTACTCCACCGCAGGCTCCAAGGGGGCGGTGATCCGCGATATCCAACCCTTCTTCGGCGAGTTCTCGATGGGCGGCTGCGCGGTCGCGCATAACGGCAACCTCACCAATGCCGACGCGCTCCGCCGCGAACTGATCGAGCGCGGCGCGATCTTCCAGTCGTCGTCCGACAGCGAATGCATCATCCACTTGATGGCGCGCTCGATCCAGCGCAAGCACGCCGACCGGATCGCCGACGCGCTGCGCCGCGTGGAAGGCGCGTTCTCCATCGTCGCGATGACGCGCACCAAGCTGATCGGTGTGCGCGACCCGCTGGGCGTGCGTCCGTTGGTGCTGGGGAAGCTCGGCGAACATGGCTATGTGCTCAGCTCCGAGACCTGTGCGCTCGACATCATCGGCGCGGAATTCGTCCGCGAGATCGATCCGGGCGAGATGGTGGTCATTCAGGACGGCCATATCGAAAGCTCGCGTCCCTTCGGCCCCTCGACCGGGCGCTTCTGCATCTTCGAGCATGTCTATTTCTCGCGCCCCGACAGCATGATCGGCGGCCGCTCGGTCTACGAGACCCGTCGCGCCATCGGCGTCGAGCTGGCCCGCGAAGCCCCGGTCGAGGCCGATCTGGTCTGCCCCGTGCCCGACAGCGGCACCCCCGCCGCGATCGGCTACAGTCAGGAAAGCGGCATCCCCTTCGCGCTCGGGATCACGCGCAACCAGTATATGGGCCGCACCTTCATCGAGCCGACCGAGCAGATCCGCAACATGGGCGTGCGCCTCAAGCTCAACGTCAACAAGTCGCTCATCCGCGGCAAGCGGGTGGTCCTTGTCGACGACTCGGTCGTGCGCGGCACCACCTCGCGCAAGATCAAGGACATGATCCTCGATGCGGGCGCGAAATCGGTGCATTTCCGGATCGCCTCGCCGCCGACCGCATGGCCGTGCTTCTACGGCGTCGACACGCCGAACCGCGACAAGCTGCTGGCGGCGCAGATGACCGAGGAAGAGATGCGCGAATGGGTCGGCGTGGACAGCCTCAAGTTCATCTCGCTCGACGGGCTGTATCGCGCGGTGGGCGAGGCCAAGGGCCGCGACAATTCCTGCCCGCAATATTGCGATGCCTGCTTCTCCGGCGAGTATCCGATCACGCCTTCGGATCAGCTGGAAAAGGGTTTCGAGATGAAGGCGGCCGAGTAA
- a CDS encoding CvpA family protein, producing the protein MDGFTIVDAIVAVVIILSAILAYSRGFVREALAIVGWIAAAIVAYIFANEARPLVQQIPGLDKFIGQSCELGMIGGFAVVFAVALVVFSILTPLFASAVQRSALGGIDQGLGFLFGVVRGVILVAVAFVVYDRVMSNDPVPVVDDSRSAKVFSRASGQLDESMPADAPGWIVQRYEQLVAACPAPPGADAPARTDELPPATAN; encoded by the coding sequence ATGGACGGGTTCACCATTGTCGATGCCATCGTGGCGGTCGTCATCATTCTTTCGGCGATCCTCGCCTATTCGCGGGGCTTCGTGCGTGAGGCGCTGGCCATCGTCGGCTGGATCGCGGCGGCGATCGTCGCTTACATTTTCGCCAACGAGGCGCGCCCTCTGGTGCAGCAGATCCCCGGCCTCGACAAGTTCATCGGCCAAAGCTGCGAGCTGGGCATGATCGGCGGCTTCGCGGTGGTCTTCGCCGTGGCGCTCGTCGTTTTCTCGATCCTGACGCCCTTGTTCGCCTCCGCCGTGCAACGCTCGGCCCTTGGCGGGATCGACCAGGGGCTTGGCTTCCTGTTCGGCGTGGTGCGCGGTGTGATCCTCGTCGCGGTGGCCTTCGTCGTCTACGACCGCGTGATGAGCAACGACCCCGTGCCAGTGGTCGACGACTCGCGCTCGGCCAAGGTGTTCTCGCGCGCCTCCGGACAGCTCGACGAATCGATGCCCGCCGATGCGCCCGGCTGGATCGTGCAACGCTACGAGCAACTCGTAGCCGCCTGCCCCGCGCCTCCGGGTGCCGATGCCCCGGCCCGGACGGACGAATTGCCCCCGGCAACGGCGAATTGA
- the radA gene encoding DNA repair protein RadA encodes MAKQSAIFRCAECGATHAKWSGRCDACGAWNSIHEEAPISITPGSGMKGAKGKVIPLTALDTKETPPARVKSGMEELDRVLGGGLVAASAVLVGGDPGIGKSTLLLQATASFARKGVKALYISGEEAASQVRMRAQRLGLADAPVGLGAETSLRDILTTLEAERPDLVIIDSIQTMWSDNVDSAPGSVSQLRAAAHELVSFAKKRGTAVILVGHVTKEGQIAGPRVIEHMVDTVLYFEGERGHQFRILRAVKNRFGPASEIGVFEMTGAGLAEVANPSALFLSERGQPAPGSAVFAGIEGTRPVLTEIQALVAPSTLASPRRTVVGLDSGRISTILAVLESRCGIPFAGLDVFLNVAGGMRVVEPAADLAAAAALLSAREDVALPADMVIFGEISLSGALRPVGQAENRLKEAAKLGFSQAIAPSGTKAEGSSGMSLRKLGDLVTFTGEMFGAG; translated from the coding sequence ATGGCCAAGCAATCCGCGATCTTCCGCTGCGCCGAGTGCGGCGCGACGCATGCCAAATGGTCCGGGCGTTGCGACGCCTGTGGCGCATGGAACTCCATCCACGAGGAAGCCCCGATCTCGATCACGCCCGGCTCCGGGATGAAAGGCGCTAAGGGCAAGGTGATCCCGCTCACCGCGCTCGACACCAAGGAAACCCCGCCCGCCCGCGTGAAATCGGGCATGGAGGAGTTGGACAGGGTTCTGGGAGGCGGTCTCGTGGCGGCTTCGGCGGTGCTCGTGGGTGGCGATCCGGGCATCGGGAAATCGACGCTTCTGCTGCAGGCGACCGCCAGCTTCGCCCGCAAGGGCGTGAAGGCACTCTATATCTCGGGAGAGGAAGCGGCGAGCCAGGTGCGGATGCGCGCGCAACGGCTGGGCCTTGCGGACGCGCCGGTCGGGCTGGGCGCTGAAACCTCGCTTCGCGACATCCTGACGACGCTTGAAGCCGAGCGCCCCGACCTCGTCATCATCGATTCGATCCAGACCATGTGGTCGGACAATGTCGACAGCGCACCGGGTTCGGTAAGCCAGCTGCGCGCCGCTGCACACGAATTGGTGAGCTTCGCAAAAAAGCGCGGCACCGCCGTCATCCTCGTGGGTCACGTCACCAAGGAAGGCCAGATCGCGGGCCCGCGCGTGATCGAGCACATGGTCGACACGGTGCTCTATTTCGAGGGCGAGCGCGGCCACCAGTTCCGCATCCTGCGCGCGGTGAAGAACCGCTTCGGCCCGGCCTCCGAGATCGGTGTCTTCGAGATGACCGGGGCGGGTCTGGCCGAGGTCGCCAACCCCTCGGCGCTGTTCCTGTCGGAGCGCGGCCAACCCGCGCCGGGATCGGCAGTTTTCGCAGGAATAGAAGGCACGCGACCGGTGCTGACGGAGATTCAAGCGCTGGTTGCACCCTCAACGCTTGCTTCGCCCCGTCGTACCGTAGTCGGTCTCGACAGCGGGCGGATCTCGACCATTCTCGCGGTGCTGGAATCGCGATGCGGCATCCCCTTCGCGGGGCTCGACGTGTTCCTGAATGTCGCGGGCGGGATGAGGGTGGTTGAGCCCGCAGCCGACCTCGCCGCGGCCGCCGCGCTTCTCAGTGCGCGCGAAGATGTGGCGCTTCCAGCGGACATGGTGATTTTCGGGGAAATCAGCCTGTCGGGTGCGCTGCGTCCCGTGGGTCAAGCGGAAAACAGGTTGAAAGAAGCGGCGAAACTTGGTTTTTCACAAGCGATCGCACCCTCGGGAACGAAAGCCGAAGGGTCGAGCGGGATGTCCCTGCGCAAGCTGGGCGATCTCGTGACTTTTACCGGGGAGATGTTCGGCGCCGGATAA
- a CDS encoding alpha/beta fold hydrolase, translating to MPRDQRQGAEVFWQSFGQGERPAIAIHCTLGSSNLWAKALMPLGQQITATAFDQPSHGQSAPWRGDASEPGSFQTQVTRIAASFIERPVDLIGHSFGASVALRIAVGAPEAVRSLTLIEPVLFAALPEDDPDWQDLRAKQDHFEQLMEAGDYEPAARGFMRDWGTGQPWDSYTETQRERFTACMPMVENISRANFADPAQIARPDGIEQIDAPAMIIHGDRSPPTMPKVAEAIAARLPDVGVACVEGAGHMLPATHPEQCASLIAANLERS from the coding sequence ATGCCGCGCGACCAACGACAAGGGGCCGAAGTCTTCTGGCAGAGCTTCGGTCAGGGCGAACGTCCGGCGATCGCGATCCATTGCACGCTCGGCAGTTCGAACCTCTGGGCGAAGGCGCTGATGCCGTTGGGCCAGCAGATCACGGCGACCGCCTTCGATCAGCCGAGCCACGGGCAATCCGCACCCTGGCGCGGCGACGCGAGCGAGCCCGGGAGCTTCCAAACGCAGGTGACACGGATCGCTGCAAGCTTCATTGAGCGCCCTGTCGATCTGATCGGGCATAGTTTCGGCGCCTCGGTCGCGCTGCGCATCGCGGTCGGCGCGCCCGAGGCCGTCCGCTCGCTGACGCTGATCGAGCCGGTGCTGTTCGCGGCGCTGCCCGAGGACGACCCGGATTGGCAGGATCTGCGCGCCAAGCAGGATCACTTCGAGCAATTGATGGAAGCGGGCGATTACGAGCCGGCCGCACGCGGCTTCATGCGTGACTGGGGCACCGGCCAGCCGTGGGACAGCTATACCGAAACGCAGCGCGAACGTTTCACCGCGTGCATGCCGATGGTCGAGAATATCTCTCGCGCCAATTTCGCGGATCCGGCGCAGATAGCACGGCCCGACGGGATCGAGCAGATCGACGCGCCCGCAATGATCATCCATGGCGACCGCTCGCCGCCGACGATGCCGAAAGTGGCCGAGGCGATTGCCGCGCGCCTGCCCGATGTGGGCGTCGCCTGCGTCGAGGGCGCGGGCCATATGCTGCCAGCCACTCATCCCGAACAATGCGCGAGCCTGATCGCCGCCAATCTGGAACGCAGCTGA
- a CDS encoding 2-hydroxychromene-2-carboxylate isomerase, which produces MARIDYYFGTFSPWAYLGGPRFEEIAARHGADVTYKPLDLLGLFDRTGGVRPAQRHQSRMEYRMQELKRWSKRLGMEMNYTPPGYPPNPAPSSYAIIAAQKAGGGDVGGLVNAILRACWAEDKDIASDEVIREALEANGFDGNLATTGLFDGAVTYEKNLEDAVEAGVFGSPFYIVTDTDERFWGQDHLELLDDYLGTL; this is translated from the coding sequence ATGGCACGGATCGACTACTATTTCGGCACGTTCAGCCCGTGGGCCTATCTCGGCGGCCCGCGATTCGAAGAGATCGCGGCGCGTCACGGCGCTGACGTGACCTACAAACCGCTCGACCTTCTGGGCCTGTTCGACCGCACCGGCGGCGTGCGCCCGGCGCAGCGTCACCAGAGCCGGATGGAATACCGGATGCAAGAGCTCAAGCGCTGGTCGAAGCGGCTCGGGATGGAGATGAACTACACGCCTCCCGGCTATCCGCCGAACCCCGCACCGTCGTCTTATGCGATCATCGCGGCGCAGAAAGCGGGCGGCGGCGATGTCGGCGGGCTGGTCAACGCGATCCTGCGCGCCTGCTGGGCAGAGGACAAGGACATCGCCTCGGACGAGGTGATCCGCGAGGCGCTGGAAGCCAACGGTTTCGACGGCAATCTGGCGACCACCGGCCTCTTCGACGGCGCGGTCACCTATGAGAAGAACCTCGAGGACGCGGTCGAGGCCGGCGTGTTCGGCTCGCCCTTCTATATCGTCACCGACACCGATGAGCGGTTCTGGGGGCAGGATCACCTGGAGTTGCTCGACGACTACCTGGGGACGCTCTGA